The genomic stretch CCGGATATCGGCTTACCGATGATCACCGGCTTATCCGGGTGTAGTTCTGTAACGATACAACCTACCGTTGTTTCCGTGGGGCCGTACTCGTTATATACCTTCATGGTGGTATGGATGTTCTTCAGGATGCTCACCTGTTCGGTGGTCACCTGCTCCCCACCTGTAATTGCGCAACAGATATTATCTGCCGACAATTCCAGGTGACGGAGATAACTGATATGCGAAGGCGTTAGTTTGATACAATTACTGCTGCTCTCCGCACTGAAATAATGCGTAAAAACAGCAGACATATCTGCCTGCTGGTCGTATATATGCAGGCAGCCCCCCATCGTGAGTGTGCAGAAAATACTGGTGATGGTCAGGTCAAAAGAGAGGGATGTAAACAAACCGAAAGACGGTTTTTCTATCTCTGCAAAATAATAATGATCTGCCCACTGGATATATGATGCCAGGTTATCGCGGGTAACGGCACAACCTTTGGGAGTGCCTGTAGAGCCGGAAGTATAGATCACATAGGCCAGCTGCGAACCTGCTGGCGCAGGAAGCGGTACAACCACATCATCAGCTGCATCCAGCTGCACATCGATCGCATATATAGCTCCTTTATAATAGCTGATATCAAAAATATAGCTCGTTTGGGTAATCAATATCTTCAAACCGGTATCCTGTATGATGA from Chitinophaga sp. Cy-1792 encodes the following:
- a CDS encoding AMP-binding protein; this translates as FNDIPLNYTERTDVLTSFKKQVAQHPDHIAVVFEQSQLTYAALDRLSDQLAAQLHTQYQVGAGHLAGIMLDRSDKMIIAILGILKTGAAYVPVDPAYPAARKEFIIQDTGLKILITQTSYIFDISYYKGAIYAIDVQLDAADDVVVPLPAPAGSQLAYVIYTSGSTGTPKGCAVTRDNLASYIQWADHYYFAEIEKPSFGLFTSLSFDLTITSIFCTLTMGGCLHIYDQQADMSAVFTHYFSAESSSNCIKLTPSHISYLRHLELSADNICCAITGGEQVTTEQVSILKNIHTTMKVYNEYGPTETTVGCIVTELHPDKPVIIGKPISG